A single Ammospiza caudacuta isolate bAmmCau1 chromosome 6, bAmmCau1.pri, whole genome shotgun sequence DNA region contains:
- the TIMM9 gene encoding mitochondrial import inner membrane translocase subunit Tim9: protein MAGQISEADQIKQFKEFLGTYNKLTENCFVDCIKDFTSRDVKPEEITCSENCLQKYLKMTQRISMRFQEYHIQQNEALAAKAGLLSQPR from the exons ATGGCTGGACAAATATCAGAGGCTGATCAGATCAAGCAG TTCAAGGAGTTTCTTGGCACATACAATAAACTTACAGAAAATTGCTTTGTGGATTGCATAAAGGATTTCACTAGCAGAGATGTGAAACCAGAAGAG ATAACTTGCTCAGAAAACTGCCTGCAGAAGTATCTGAAGATGACACAGAGGATCTCCATGAGATTCCAGGAGTACCACATCCAGCAGAACGAGGCTCTGGCAGCCAAGGCAGGACTGCTCAGCCAACCTCGCtag